The genomic region GGAGGAGATCTCCGGGGGGAAAATGAAGGTGAAAATCTACCCGAACCAACAATTGGGTTCGGAAAGGGAATGCCTGGAACTGTTGCAGGTCGGCAGTTTGGATATGACCAAGGTTTCCGTGGGCACAATGGAAAACTTTGCCCCCAGGATGAAGGTCCTTGGGCTGCCCTTCCTCTTTAGGGACAAGCAACATTCCTTTAACGTACTCGATGGCCCCATCGGCACGGAACTCTTGGACGAGGGTGAAAAATATTGGCTCAAGGGGCTCTGCTATTACGATGCAGGGAGCCGGAGCTTCTATACCCAGGAACGTCCTGTAAATACCCCCGACGACCTAAAGGGCATGAAGATAAGGGTCATGGAAAGTGCTACCGCCATGGAGATGGTGCGCGACCTGGGCGGCTCCCCCACCCCTATCTCCTGGGGGGAACTCTATACGGCATTGCAGCAGGGAGTGGTCGACGGTGCGGAGAACAATCCGCCGAGCTTTTACCTTTCAAGACATTACGAAGTCTGTAAATACTATTCCCTGGATGAGCATACCGTTCTCCCCGATGTCCTGGTGGTGGGCACCCATTTTTGGGACAGCCTGACCGAACAGGAACAGCAATGGCTACAGGAAGCGGCCGATGCCTCTGTGCCCTATCAACGGGAACTTTGGGCGGCTTCGGAAAAAGAGGCCTTGGATGCCGTAAAAAAAGAAGGGGTGGAAGTGATCTATCCCGAAAAAGAACCTTTTGCTGAAGAGGTACAAAGTATTTATGAAGGCTATAAGGATGATCCGGATTTTTACAATCTCATCCAAAAAATAAGAAAAACAGAATAAGATGACAGTTAGGGAAAAAATAGACCGCACTTTAGGCAAGGTGCTCGTGGTTATCATGGCCGTGATGGTTGTAAATGTACTATGGCAGGTATTCACCCGCTACGTTACGGGAACCCCCAGCTCGGTCACCGATGAACTCGCACGCTACCTCATGATCTGGGTGGGCGTTCTGGGCGCTGCCTACGTCTCGGGAAGGAACATGCATGTGGCCATCGATGTACTGCCACAAAAAGCAAGCCCAAAGACCCAAAAGAGGTTATTGATCCTCGTCAACATCCTTATCATACTGTTTGCCCTAGTGGCCTTTGTTATCGGGGGCATACGGCTGGTGTACATCAGTTATATCCTGGGGCAACACTCCCCTGCCCTGAACGTCCCATTGGCAGTGGTCTATATGGTACTGCCCATAAGCGGGCTCCTCATAATCTATTATAAAACCTCAGATATCCTAAAGAAATAAGTATGGAATATATACCCGTAATCGTATTGGTGATCAGTTTTATAGGCCTTTTGGCCATAGGTACCCCCGTGGCCTGGAGCATTACCATTTCCTCGTTGCTCACCATGTTGGTGAGCATTCCCGCTATCCCGGCATTTACCACCGTGGCACAGCGGATGGCCACGGGGCTCGATAGTTTTGCGCTCTTGGCCATCCCGTTTTTTATCCTCTCCGGACAGCTCATGAACAAAGGGGGGATCGCCCATCGGCTCATTGCCTTTGCCAAGACCTTGGTTGGCGCGCTCCCCGGCGGACTGGCACTTATAAATGTCATTGCCGCCATGCTCATGGGCGCCATTGCAGGTTCGGCCATGGCCTCGGCCTCGGCCATGGGAAGCATCCTTGGGCCGGAGATGGAAAAGGAGGGCTATTCCAAGGAATTTGGGGTGGCCGTGAACATCACCTCTGCCACAACTGGGCTCATTATCCCGCCGAGCAATGTGCTTATCGTATATTCCCTTGCCAGTGGTGGGGTATCCATCGCTGCACTTTTTCTTGCAGGGTACATCCCCGGTATTTTAACGGGGCTGTTCCTTATGATCGTTGCGGCCGTATGGGCCAAAAAGAAGGGCTATAAGACCGGGAAAAGGAGTTCCCTGAAAGAAGTATTTAAAACATTTGTAACCGCACTGCCAAGCCTTTTGCTGTTGGTGGTGGTGATAGGCGGGATCGTGGTGGGTATCTTTACGGCCACGGAAGCTTCCGCCATTGCAGTGCTCTATACATTGGTGCTCGGGTTCTATTACAGGGAAATTTCCTTGAAAAACCTGCCCCAAGTGCTTTTGGACGCCTCGGCCACCACTGCGATAGTGATGTTGCTCATTGGGGCTTCCATGAGTATGTCGTGGGTAATGTCCTTCGAGAACATTCCACAGGATATCAGCAGCGCACTCTTGGGGATCAGCGATAACCCGATCGTGATTTTGTTGATCATTAATATGTTACTGCTGTTTGTGGGGATCTTTATGGATATGACCCCTGCGGTACTTATTTTTACCCCCATATTCCTGCCCATCGTGACCAAACTGGGGATGGATCCCGTACAGTTCGGTATCATTATGGTGCTGAACCTGTGCATCGGGCTGTGCACACCACCCGTGGGCTCCGTGCTCTTTGTTGGGGTCGGGGTGGCCAAAACGAGCATCCAGAAAGTGGTGAAACCACTCCTACCTTTGTTCCTGGCCATGATCTTCGCACTTTTCCTGGTGACCTATTTCCCGCAGTTGACGCTTTGGCTACCGAGCTTGTTTGATTTATAAAATCATCACTATAAACT from Galbibacter sp. BG1 harbors:
- a CDS encoding TRAP transporter substrate-binding protein, with product MKNRFNITFFSCFLLLFASCNEISEHKTIKLAHGLDVSHSVHKAMLKMGENLEEISGGKMKVKIYPNQQLGSERECLELLQVGSLDMTKVSVGTMENFAPRMKVLGLPFLFRDKQHSFNVLDGPIGTELLDEGEKYWLKGLCYYDAGSRSFYTQERPVNTPDDLKGMKIRVMESATAMEMVRDLGGSPTPISWGELYTALQQGVVDGAENNPPSFYLSRHYEVCKYYSLDEHTVLPDVLVVGTHFWDSLTEQEQQWLQEAADASVPYQRELWAASEKEALDAVKKEGVEVIYPEKEPFAEEVQSIYEGYKDDPDFYNLIQKIRKTE
- a CDS encoding TRAP transporter small permease; this encodes MTVREKIDRTLGKVLVVIMAVMVVNVLWQVFTRYVTGTPSSVTDELARYLMIWVGVLGAAYVSGRNMHVAIDVLPQKASPKTQKRLLILVNILIILFALVAFVIGGIRLVYISYILGQHSPALNVPLAVVYMVLPISGLLIIYYKTSDILKK
- a CDS encoding TRAP transporter large permease — translated: MEYIPVIVLVISFIGLLAIGTPVAWSITISSLLTMLVSIPAIPAFTTVAQRMATGLDSFALLAIPFFILSGQLMNKGGIAHRLIAFAKTLVGALPGGLALINVIAAMLMGAIAGSAMASASAMGSILGPEMEKEGYSKEFGVAVNITSATTGLIIPPSNVLIVYSLASGGVSIAALFLAGYIPGILTGLFLMIVAAVWAKKKGYKTGKRSSLKEVFKTFVTALPSLLLLVVVIGGIVVGIFTATEASAIAVLYTLVLGFYYREISLKNLPQVLLDASATTAIVMLLIGASMSMSWVMSFENIPQDISSALLGISDNPIVILLIINMLLLFVGIFMDMTPAVLIFTPIFLPIVTKLGMDPVQFGIIMVLNLCIGLCTPPVGSVLFVGVGVAKTSIQKVVKPLLPLFLAMIFALFLVTYFPQLTLWLPSLFDL